The sequence ATGAACCGGCACATGCGATTGCTCCAACGTCTCTTCGCAAGGCCCGACCGTGGCACCGCGCCGCAGCTATACGCGGCGGTTGTCGCGCGCGGGCGCGAACCGCATTGGTATGAGGAAGGCGGGGTGCCGGACACGATCGACGGCCGCTTCGACATGATCGCGGCGGTGCTCGCGATGGTGATGCTGCGACTGGAGGGCGACCCGGAGGGGGTGCCGCAGAGCACCGCGCTAGCCGAATGCTTCATCGAGGACATGGACGGCCAGCTTCGCGAGATCGGCATCGGCGACATCGTCGTCGGCAAGCATCTCGGGCGGATGATGGGGATGCTCGGCGGGCGGCTGGGTGCCTATCGCGACGGGCTGGCCGCGGGATCGATCCGCGAGGCGCTGGTCCGCAACCTCTATCGCGGTGACGCGCCGGCCGATTCGGCGCTGGCCTATGTCGAGCGCGAGCTGCTGGCGCTGCGCGACCGATTCGCCGCGGCGCCGGTCGCCAGTTTCGTTGGCGGAGAGCTGCCGGCATGAGCGAGTTCGAACGGCTGCACCGGCTCGACCAGATCGGCGCGGGCGAGAACAAGGTTTCGGTCAGCGCCGGGGCGGACGAACGCGCGGCACTGGCCAGGCGCTTCGGCCTGGCGGCGATCGATGCGCTGGCCGCGGACTATGCGATTCGCCGCGATGCGAGCGGGGTGGTCGCACACGGGCATCTGTCCGCCGCGGTCACCCAGAATTGCTCGGTGACCGGCGAGCCGCTGCCAGTGCGCGTCGAAGAGGATTTCGCGATTCGCTTCCTCCCCGAGCCGGACAGCGCCGCGCCCGACGAGATCGAACTCAGCGAGGACGAGTGCGACACGGTGTTCTACACCGGCGGCGCGATCGATCTTGGCGAGGCGGCGGCGGAGACGCTGTTGCTGTCGCTCGATCCGTTTCCGCGCGGTCCGAACGCGGCGGCGGCGCTCAAGGCGGCGGGCGTGGTCAGCGAGGAAGAGGATGCGGCGGCGCCGAAGGGCGCGCTGGCCGGGCTCAAGGATCTGCTCGGCAAGAAGGGCTGAACTAAGCCGAGGAATGGGCCTCGCGACGCGAATGGTCCCAATGGTCGCACTGACCATGTGGCCTGAATTTGGCTGGATCCGAACTACGATTTCAAAGAGCGGGCGGCAAAGCCGGCCGGCTTGGCCAAAGCAGCCGAAATCCTACATTGCAAGTTCGAGCAGACGCGCGCGTTCGAGATCCTTGGCGCGGCCGAAATGGCGGAGGATCGTCAGCAGTTCCTCGCGGGACGGCACGAAGACACCGCCGACCGACTCGCGCGTCTCGGGGATCAGCAGCTCGCCAAATGCGTGGAAGCCAGCCATGAAATCGACCGGGACGGGCGGCGCGTTCCACTGGCAGTAAAAGTCCGAACGGAAGCGGCTGTCGGGGGTGCCGGGGGTTAGTGCTATGCCGAGGCCGGGGAGGATGCGGCGGGCGTCGGCGACGCCGAGCAGCACATCGATGTCGCGGACTTCCACCGGGCTGGCGCCGTGGAGGGCGACGGCGGCGCTGCCGATGATCCACCACGGATCGCGGGCGGGGATCATGGCGGTGGCGACCTGCGTGAGGGTTTGGCGGAGTTCGGGGGGCATTGGCCGGGACTATGCGGCGCGGCTGCGGTGCGCAAATCCTCCCCGGAGGGGAGGGGACCGCGAAGCGGTGGAGGGGGTTCGCAAAAAAGGGTGTCGCTCGTGGCAAGCCCCTCCGCCAGCCTGCGACTGCCACCTCCCCCTCCGGGGGAGGGTTGTTACGCCCCGATCCCCTTCGCCAGCATCGAGGCGATGGTGTCGGCGATCTCCTCGGGCTGGGTGTCGTCGGCCCAGACGCTGTAGCGCAGCCCGAGGAACACGTTCATCCCCATCAGCGCCCAGGCGT is a genomic window of Sphingomonas sp. containing:
- a CDS encoding ubiquinol-cytochrome C chaperone family protein, which produces MRLLQRLFARPDRGTAPQLYAAVVARGREPHWYEEGGVPDTIDGRFDMIAAVLAMVMLRLEGDPEGVPQSTALAECFIEDMDGQLREIGIGDIVVGKHLGRMMGMLGGRLGAYRDGLAAGSIREALVRNLYRGDAPADSALAYVERELLALRDRFAAAPVASFVGGELPA
- a CDS encoding DUF177 domain-containing protein; this translates as MSEFERLHRLDQIGAGENKVSVSAGADERAALARRFGLAAIDALAADYAIRRDASGVVAHGHLSAAVTQNCSVTGEPLPVRVEEDFAIRFLPEPDSAAPDEIELSEDECDTVFYTGGAIDLGEAAAETLLLSLDPFPRGPNAAAALKAAGVVSEEEDAAAPKGALAGLKDLLGKKG